The following coding sequences lie in one Arachis ipaensis cultivar K30076 chromosome B03, Araip1.1, whole genome shotgun sequence genomic window:
- the LOC107633611 gene encoding uncharacterized protein LOC107633611: MQENPLYGKFRNKGLPFKDELTILFKDVMADGKFAWAPSSGMLPSGIEEYGDGYRPYFEEGHVDIEEGSGDSEEGIGASVGVNSEFQHINLSSSQENNSQKSTGKRKKDVVCETTKQKKNFKVPASKQIADAISRIAYASESRSTIVSTFLVPGASIGEVMAEIQKMEMITSDPDFYSRCCQLMMFKPAREMFVSLKGYEQRLLDWLKHAAYNPLPFM; the protein is encoded by the coding sequence ATGCAGGAAAATCCCTTATATGGAAAATTCAGAAATAAAGGACTTCCTTTTAAAGATGAGTTAACTATATTATTTAAAGATGTTATGGCCGATGGCAAATTTGCTTGGGCTCCCTCATCTGGGATGTTACCTAGTGGCATAGAAGAATATGGTGATGGATATCGACCATACTTTGAGGAAGGTCATGTTGATATAGAAGAAGGTTCCGGAGATAGTGAAGAAGGTATAGGTGCTAGTGTGGGAGTTAATTCTGAATTTCAACATATAAATCTTAGCTCATCTCAAGAAAATAATAGTCAAAAGAGTacgggaaaaagaaagaaagatgtgGTTTGTGAAACAACAAAACAGAAGAAAAATTTTAAAGTCCCTGCCTCAAAGCAAATTGCGGATGCAATAAGTAGAATTGCCTATGCATCTGAATCACGCTCAACTATTGTGTCCACATTTCTAGTACCAGGTGCATCTATTGGGGAAGTAATGGCTGAGATTCAAAAGATGGAAATGATCACTAGTGATCCTGATTTTTATAGTCGTTGTTGTCAACTAATGATGTTTAAGCCTGCTAGAGAAATGTTTGTATCCTTAAAAGGATATGAGCAAAGATTGTTGGATTGGCTCAAACATGCAGCATATAATCCACTACCATTCatgtaa
- the LOC107630995 gene encoding uncharacterized protein LOC107630995: protein MEGDLQKSLSLRPNRRGDRNNQTASDKDSEAGFLSSGWASQDGYPVKIVWRKGFIQLVLVAGILWMLLILVALLFHIWSCQSTVSFLSVMCNKESKVYYMLDTMGLVSKPHRCPIPVANNPDKIIIPNGRTSDKIVKKLSYVMEDEISHNGSQSSPLFGGHISWKQREESFKLKSNMKVHCGFIQGGGADMDPVDIKYVKKCKFVVASGIFDGYDLPHQPSNISDRSKKLFCFLMAVDEVSLKFIRENATVKVDNDGGKWVGIWRLILLKHPPYDEPRRNGKVPKILTHRMFPEAQYSIWIDGKMELIVDPLLMLERYLWRGKHSFAIAQHKHHRSIYEEADANKRRKRYARPLIDLHMKIYYYEGMKEWNPKKRTASDVPEGAIILREHTAMNDLFSCLWFNEVHLFTPRDQLSFGYVAYRLGESFNFFMFPNCEYNSLFVLHPHTREHSSPIEWVKRLDELKNSNLRETRGGLGLFTPYPGNLKSVVLPNVTRTSKAG, encoded by the exons ATGGAAGGTGATCTTCAGAAGTCTTTGTCTTTGCGCCCCAATCGTAGAGGAGACCGAAATAATCAAACCGCATCTGATAAAG ATTCAGAAGCGGGTTTCCTTTCTTCAGGGTGGGCCTCCCAAGATGGTTACCCGGTTAAGATTGTTTGGCGGAAGGGGTTTATTCAATTGGTTCTTGTTGCGGGGATCCTGTGGATGCTATTAATTCTTGTTGCATTGTTGTTCCATATATGGTCTTGTCAATCTACTGTCTCCTTTTTATCAG TTATGTGTAACAAAGAAAGCAAGGTTTACTACATGTTAGACACTATGGGACTTGTATCAAAACCTCACA GGTGCCCTATTCCTGTTGCCAACAACCCTGATAAAATTATTATCCCAAATGGAAGAACTTCTGACAAAATTGTTAAAAAGTTATCATATGTTATGGAAGATGAAATTTCACATAATGGTTCTCAATCATCTCCTCTTTTTGGAGGCCATATAAGTTGGAAGCAGAGGGAGGAAAGTTTCAAACTAAAATCAAATATGAAG GTGCACTGTGGATTTATCCAAGGCGGTGGTGCTGACATGGATCCTGTAGACATCAAATAtgtcaagaaatgtaaatttgttGTTGCATCTGGCATTTTTGACGGCTATGATCTACCTCATCAACCATCAAATATAAGTGATCGCTCCAAGAAGCTCTTTTGCTTTCTTATGGCGGTGGATGAAGTATCTCTGAAATTCATTAGGGAAAATGCTACTGTCAAAGTAGACAACGATGGTGGAAAATGGGTAGGAATTTGGCGTCTTATTCTTCTTAAGCATCCACCTTATGATGAACCAAGAAGGAATGGGAAGGTTCCCAAGATTTTAACTCACAGAATGTTCCCTGAAGCACAATATAGCATATGGATAGATGGTAAAATGGAGCTGATAGTTGATCCATTGCTAATGCTTGAGAG ATATCTATGGCGTGGGAAGCATTCATTTGCCATTGCTCAACATAAGCATCACCGCAGTATATACGAAGAGGCAGATGCAAACAAAAGGCGAAAGCGATATGCACGACCCCTCATTGATCTCCACATGAAAATCTACTATTATGAGGGAATGAAGGAATGGAATCCAAAGAAAAGGACTGCTAGTG ATGTGCCAGAGGGAGCAATCATACTCCGAGAACACACTGCGATGAACGACTTGTTTAGCTGCTTGTGGTTCAATGAGGTTCATCTCTTCACACCAAGAGATCAACTTAGTTTTGGATATGTTGCTTACAGATTAGGGGAGTCATTCAACTTCTTCATGTTTCCAAACTGTGAATATAATTCACTGTTTGTGTTGCACCCTCACACAAGAGAGCACTCTTCTCCCATTGAATGGGTTAAACGGTTGGATGAACTCAAGAATAGCAACTTAAGAGAAACTAGAGGAGGATTAGGTTTATTCACCCCTTATCCAGGGAATCTTAAATCTGTTGTTCTGCCAAATGTAACAAGAACATCTAAAGCAGGCTGA